A single window of Cygnus olor isolate bCygOlo1 chromosome 10, bCygOlo1.pri.v2, whole genome shotgun sequence DNA harbors:
- the NAA80 gene encoding N-alpha-acetyltransferase 80: MGSVPEELSLVPLHRRPELLEACAELLAEEWGKSRALRLHALRRSSDAFPTCLVLLRTPGPAEPPAAPGGPCRLVGHVRLSRVAGQPHGLFVESVVVARALRGAGYGRQLMEAAERYARARGFRRLHLSTHDKQHFYARLGFALAEPVQSVPFLSPAMPAEVLRAFAAPASPATAAPGGPPAPRPPLPPPAAPPPPPLPPLARAGGGQAESCGQSLLETPHRDARGLPVFWMKKDI, encoded by the coding sequence ATGGGCTCGGTGCCGGAGGAGCTCAGCCTCGTCCCCCTGCACCGGCGGCCGGAGCTGCTGGAGGCCTGCGCCGAGCTGCTGGCCGAGGAGTGGGGCAAGAGCCGGGCGCTGCGGCTCCACGCGCTGCGCCGCTCCTCGGACGCCTTCCCCacctgcctggtgctgctgcggACCCcgggccccgccgagccccccgccgcGCCGGGGGGTCCCTGCCGGCTGGTGGGGCACGTCCGGCTGTCCCGGGTGGCCGGCCAGCCCCACGGCCTCTTCGTGGAGAGCGTGGTGGTGGcccgggcgctgcggggcgcCGGCTACGGGCGGCAGCTGATGGAGGCCGCCGAGCGTTACGCCCGCGCCCGCGGCTTCCGCCGCCTGCACCTCAGCACCCACGACAAGCAGCACTTCTACGCCCGCCTGGGCTTCGCCCTGGCCGAGCCGGTGCAGAGCGTGCCCTTCCTCAGCCCCGCCATGCCCGCCGAGGTGCTGCGGGCGTTCGCCgcccctgccagccccgccACAGCCGCCCCGGGGgggccccctgccccccggccccctctgccccctcctgctgcgcccccgccgccccctctGCCACCCCTGGCCCGGGCAGGGGGAGGCCAGGCCGAGAGCTGTGGGCAGAGCCTCCTGGAGACCCCGCACCGCGACGCCAGGGGGCTGCCTGTCTTTTGGATGAAGAAGGACATCTGA
- the HYAL3 gene encoding LOW QUALITY PROTEIN: hyaluronidase-3 (The sequence of the model RefSeq protein was modified relative to this genomic sequence to represent the inferred CDS: deleted 1 base in 1 codon), which produces MERETGEEKWDFWVGSSAAVHAAYPAALSPQAAPMGMGPVLALWVWLALGAAGGKGPAPAPLAGGQPFAVVWNIPTGRCQHRFGVGLPLADYGIVENRGGHFAGQNITIFYKNKFGLYPYISPGGVAHNGGIPQQVPLRAHLARVADDIRLRLHPAFRGLAVVDWEEWRPLWAQNWGAKRIYRVASVEWARERHRGPRLARRAFERAAQALMEQTLLLGRSLCPGGLWGFYRFPDCFNGNWAKVANYTGRCRPAEARRNNQLGWLWAASAALYPSIYLPLPLPPALRRRYVHHRLREALRMAARGAAGRLPVVAYSRLSYRRSPRFLEPADLEHTIGESAALGAAGVVLWGDMSYSRSAESCASLRRYLVSTLGPYVANVTAAARACSLEQCHGHGRCVRRQPRDLGSLLHLGASPWLPFRCHCYRGWAGRGCAQQERPDPAACPAPTRAHSLYRHDGLQPPDTCLPRGLWGW; this is translated from the exons ATGGAACGGGAGACGGGAGAGGAGAAGTGGGATTTTTGGGTGGGCAGTAGTGCAGCTGTGCATGCTGCCTACCCCGCTGCTCTCTCCCCACAGGCAGCG CCCATGGGCATGGGGCCAGTGCTGGCGCTGTGGGTCTGGCTGGCACTAGGGGCAGCAGGCGGGAAGGGCCCAGCGCCCGCACCCCTGGCGGGCGGGCAGCCCTTCGCCGTGGTCTGGAACATCCCCACAGGCCGCTGCCAGCACCGCTTCGGCGTGGGGCTGCCCCTTGCCGACTACGGCATCGTGGAGAACCGGGGCGGCCACTTCGCCGGCCAGAACATCACCATCTTCTACAAGAACAAGTTCGGGCTCTACCCCTACATCTCCCCCGGGGGCGTCGCCCACAACGGGGGCATTCCCCAGCAGGTGCCCCTCCGCGCCCATCTCGCCCGGGTGGCGGACGACATCCGCCTGCGCCTCCACCCCGCTTTCAGGGGCCTGGCCGTGGTGGACTGGGAGGAGTGGAGGCCCCTCTGGGCCCAGAACTGGGGGGCCAAGCGCATCTACCGGGTGGCCTCGGTAGAGTGGGCGCGCGAACGGCACCGGGGGCCCCGGCTGGCCCGGCGGGCGTTCGAGCGGGCGGCGCAGGCCCTCATGGAGCAGacgctgctgctgggcaggagccTGTGCCCGGGGGGTCTTTGGGGCTTCTACCGCTTCCCCGACTGTTTCAATGGCAACTGGGCCAAGGTGGCCAACTACACCGGGCGCTGCAGGCCGGCTGAGGCGCGGCGCAACAACCAGCTGGGCTGGCTCTGGGCCGCCTCGGCCGCTCTCTACCCCAGCATCTACctgccgctgccgctgccgcccgccctGCGCCGCCGCTACGTGCACCACCGGCTGCGCGAGGCCCTGCGCATGGCCGCCCGCGGGGCTGCCGGCCGCCTGCCCGTGGTCGCCTACTCACGGCTCTCCTACCGCCGGTCGCCCCGCTTCCTGGAGCCG GCCGATCTGGAGCACACGATCGGGGAGAGCGCAGCCCTGGGGGCAGCTGGAGTCGTGCTGTGGGGGGACATGTCTTACTCCCGCTCGGCG GAGAGCTGTGCCAGCCTACGCCGCTACCTCGTGTCCACCCTGGGTCCGTACGTGGCCAACGTGACGGCGGCAGCGCGGGCGTGCAGCCTCGAGCAGTGCCACGGCCACGGGCGCTGCGTGCGTCGGCAGCCCCGGGACCTGGGCAGCCTCCTGCACCTCGGTGCGAGCCCGTGGCTGCCCTTCCGCTGCCACTGCTACCGCGGCTGGGCCGgccggggctgtgcccagcaagagCGGCCCgaccctgctgcctgcccagcgcCCACCCGCGCCCACAGCCTCTACAGGCACGATGGCCTCCAGCCCCCCGACACCTGCCTGCCGCGTGGCCTCTGGGGCTGGTGA
- the LSMEM2 gene encoding leucine-rich single-pass membrane protein 2 has product MPREAAEDGAGRVEGAAPSEPADPEGADPGAISLRPVESISDLHWASAGHKGTEGNGPAPSGARLHCLPHSPPHLPTLRPVLATTTCPCPGRPLFLALLGLLALASLVLATMAIYLSVLQSQSVQALAQWLESQEDTMRQLRAASRQLWAHLNASAERR; this is encoded by the exons atgcccagggaggctgcagaag ACGGCGCGGGGAGGGTGGAGGGTGCTGCACCGTCAGAGCCTGCCGACCCCGAGGGGGCTGATCCCGGAGCCATCAGCCTGCGCCCCGTGGAGTCCATCAGCGACCTGCACTGGGCCTCGGCTGGGCACAAGGGCACCGAAG GGAACGGCCCAGCTCCATCCGGCGCCCGGCTGCActgcctgccccacagccccccacaCCTGCCCACGCTGCGCCCCGTGCTGGCTACCACCACCTGCCCTtgccccggccgccccctcTTCCTCGCCCTCCTGGGCCTTCTGGCACTGGCCAGTCTGGTCCTGGCCACGATGGCCATCTACCTGAGCG tgctgcagagccagtCGGTGCAGGCGCTGGCCCAGTGGCTGGAGAGCCAGGAGGACACCATGCGTCAGCTGcgggctgccagcaggcagctctgggctcACCTCAACGCCAGCGCCGAGCGCCGCTGA
- the IFRD2 gene encoding interferon-related developmental regulator 2, whose translation MRIGRGRAGGGAGAPPVPLTRCRPGAAAAARAGGEEAAGEALSQRGGSEGPGPAEEGAEEEEEEEEEEEEQEQEQEQRLAELLEGLQAGSARTRRAALQGLRRALAARSLAAFLLERRLTLADGLERSLRRGTGEEQALAGSVLALLCLQVGPGPQGEEVFRTTKPLLVSVLTDGAASLPARQSCAMALGVCCYVAAADPEDLFLCLSCLEGIFSDPSADKGGSGLAQHGPLHCSALQSWSLLLTICPPSHIRSLLDSLWLKLPPLLSSNSVALRIVAGETIALVFELAQEMEEGLCHRDTEFLRAQLKVLATENSKHRAKTERRKQRSVFRDVLRFIESGEHPEETIRFGLERLYLDSWARQRTYQAFKEVLGSGICHHLQNNELLREIFGLGPPVVLDGAALKASKVSRFEKHLYNSAASKARTKARSRVRDKRADVL comes from the exons ATGAGGATAGG ccgcgggcgggcgggcggcggcgctggcgCCCCTCCGGTGCCGCTCACCCGGTGCCGCCCAGGGGCCGCGGCGGCCGCCAGGGCcggcggggaggaggcggcCGGGGAGGCGCTGAGCCAGCGCGGCGGCAGCgaggggcccggcccggcggagGAGGgcgcggaggaggaggaggaggaggaggaggaggaggaggagcaggagcaggagcaggagcagaggctggcGGAGCTCCTGGAAGGCCTCCAGGCCGGCAG cgcccggACGCGGCGGGCGGCCCTGCAGGGCCTGCGGAGGGCCCTCGCCGCCCGGAGCCTCGCCGCCTTCCTGCTGGAGCGGCGCCTGACGCTGGCCGACGGCCTGGAGAGGAGCCTGAGGAGAG GTACGGGCGAGGAGCAGGCGCTGGCGGGCTCCGTCCTcgccctcctctgcctccaggtGGGCCCCGGCCcgcagggggaggaggtgttTCGCACCACGAAGCCGCTACTCGTCAGCGTCCTGACCGACGGCGCGGCCAGCCTCCCGGCCCGGCAGAGC TGCGCCATGGCCCTGGGCGTCTGCTGCTACGTCGCTGCGGCCGACCCCGAG GACCTGTTCTTATGTCTGTCCTGCTTGGAGGGCATCTTCAGTGACCCTAGTGCAGACAAGGGTGGCTCGGGGCTGGCCCAGCACGGACCCCTCCACTGCAGCGCTCTCCAGTCCTGGTCCCTGCTGCTCACCATCTGCCCCCCGTCCCACATCAGGAGCCTCCTGGACAG CCTCTGGCTGAAGCTGCCCCCGCTGCTGTCCAGCAATAGCGTCGCTCTGCGTATTGTGGCCGGGGAGACCATCGCGCTGGTTTTCGAGCTGGCCCAGGAGATGGAG GAGGGCTTGTGCCACCGAGACACGGAGTTCCTGCGGGCCCAGCTCAAAGTCTTGGCTACCGAGAACAGCAAGCACCGAGCCAAGACAGAGCGGCGGAAGCAGCGCTCCGTCTTCCGAGATGTCCTGCGCTTCATCGAG AGCGGGGAGCACCCGGAGGAGACCATCCGCTTTGGCCTGGAGCGCCTGTACCTTGACAGCTGGGCACGCCAGCGGACGTACCAAGCCTTCAAAGAGGTTCTGGGCTCCGGCATCTGCCACCACCTCCAG AATAATGAGCTGCTACGGGAGATCTTCGGCCTTGGGCCTCCCGTGGTGCTGGACGGAGCTGCTCTGAAGGCCAGCAAGGTCTCCCGCTTTGAGAAG cacctCTACAACTCGGCCGCCTCCAAAGCCCGCACCAAAGCCCGGAGCCGGGTGCGGGACAAACGTGCGGATGTGTTGTGA
- the LOC121075369 gene encoding 2'-5'-oligoadenylate synthase-like protein 2 has product MELRNVPAGQLDGWVATTLQPSTAFTLAVKSTVRQICDFLKEQCFEDGSFKEKIRVFKTVKGGSAGKGTALRNNSDADVVLFLSCFSSYLDQRQEHPKIRLLIEKRLHECRQSLSFTVSISPPRYKGRSLSLTLFSNTESIEVDILPTYDALGQVTQDGPPDPQVYVKLLNAHSSPGEFSTCFTELQKKFVKRCPAKLKDLLRLVKHWYKQMLKPQYPGAELPPKYALELLTIYAWEQGTGSKEAFGLAEGFCTVLKLLCRYRDICVYWEKYYSLQHEQIGTHLKQLLQKPRPIILDPADPTGILGQGKQWDLVAEEAARCCAFLPCLTGINPWNVQPAKPVTVEVKGLQGARLRTTVSPSTTIWQIKETIEREWRISRYQQRLSQQPAGTPLILQNNNSLASYGIYYDTTLVLLQTQPQQMDIFVKDIKNQTMTYTVQPSDTVLQLKTKINARQGIPVQQQRLTYDSRNLEDHHTLEHYNVQPKSTIFLLLQLRGGGGPQHPCCQPS; this is encoded by the exons ATGGAGCTGCGGAACGTGCCCGCCGGGCAGCTGGACGGCTGGGTGGccaccaccctgcagcccagcacggCCTTCACGCTGGCGGTGAAGAGTACGGTGCGGCAGATCTGCGACTTCCTCAAGGAGCAGTGCTTCGAGGACGGAAGCTTCAAGGAAAAAATCCGCGTCTTCAAGACGGTCAAG GGCGGCTCGGCGGGCAAGGGCACGGCCCTGCGCAACAACTCGGACGCCGACGTGGTGCtcttcctcagctgcttctccagctaCCTGGACCAGCGGCAGGAGCACCCCAAGATCCGTCTCCTCATCGAGAAGCGGCTCCACGAGTGCAGGCAGAGCCTGTCGTTCACTGTCAGCATCAGCCCGCCCCGCTACAAGGGCCGCTCCCTCAGCCTCACGCTCTTCTCCAACACCGAGTCCATTGAAGTCGACATCCTGCCCACCTACGATGCCCTGG GGCAGGTGACACAAGATGGCCCGCCGGACCCACAGGTCTACGTCAAACTGCTGAACGCGCACAGCAGCCCCGGGGAATTCTCCACCTGCTTCACTGAGCTGCAGAAGAAGTTTGTGAAGCGCTGCCCCGCCAAGCTGAAGGACCTGCTGCGCCTGGTCAAGCACTGGTACAAGCAG ATGCTGAAGCCACAGTACCCCGGTGCAGAACTGCCCCCCAAATACGCCCTGGAGCTGCTGACCATCTATGCGTgggagcagggcacaggcagcaAAGAAGCCTTCGGCCTGGCAGAGGGCTTCTGCACAGTGCTGAAGCTGCTCTGCCGGTACCGAGACATCTGCGTCTACTGGGAGAAGTACTACTCGCTGCAGCATGAGCAGATTGGCACCCAcctgaagcagctgctgcagaagcccCG CCCCATCATCCTGGATCCTGCCGACCCCACCGGCATCCTGGGCCAGGGCAAGCAGTGGGACCTGGTGGCCGAGGAAGCTGCCCGGTGTTGCGCTTTCCTGCCCTGCCTCACCGGCATCAACCCCTGGAACGTACAG CCGGCCAAGCCCGTGACGGTGGAGGtgaaggggctgcagggcgcCAGGCTGCGCACCACCgtcagccccagcaccaccatCTGGCAGATAAAGGAAACGATCGAGCGGGAATGGAGAATTTCCCGCTACCAGCAGCGCCTGTCCCAGCAGCCGGCCGGGACCCCCCTGATCCTGCAGAACAACAACAGCCTGGCCTCCTACGGCATCTACTACGACACCAcgctggtgctgctgcaaacccagccccagcagatGGACATCTTTGTGAAGGACATCAAGAACCAGACGATGACGTACACTGTGCAGCCCAGCGACACCGTCTTGcaactgaagacaaaaatcaaCGCCCGCCAGGGTATCCCCGTGCAGCAGCAGCGCCTGACCTACGACTCCAGGAACCTGGAGGACCACCATACGCTGGAGCACTATAATGTCCAGCCCAAGAGCACCatcttcctgcttctgcagctacGGGGCGGAGGGGGGCCCCAACACCCttgctgccagccctcctgA
- the SEMA3B gene encoding LOW QUALITY PROTEIN: semaphorin-3B (The sequence of the model RefSeq protein was modified relative to this genomic sequence to represent the inferred CDS: inserted 4 bases in 2 codons; deleted 2 bases in 1 codon) gives MLILELEEPRGCEPGTSHEQPAAPAAAPAAAPAARPGRRAPPAPPLPPRLRLAFPELRARHGLRLFQLERSCCYEALLLDEERGRLFVGAKNHLVSLSLDNISQRDRKIYWPAPVEWREECNWAGKDITAECMNFVKILHAYNRTHLYACGTGAFHPTCAFVEVGQHTEDHVFKLDPRHAEDGKGKSPYDPRHTAASVLVGEELYSGVATDLMGRDFTIFRSLGPRPSIRTEQHDSRWLNEPKFVDVFWVPESENPDDDKIYFFFRETAVERQQGLGKTSFTRIGQICRNDVGGQRSLVNKWTTFLKARLVCAVLGADGADTYFDELRDVFLLQTRDKRNPLVYAVFSTSSSVFQGSAVCVYTMADIRRAFLGPFAHKEGPNYQWVPYQARVPYPRPGMCPSKTFGTFSSTKDFPDEVIQFARHHPLMYNPVLPHGQRPLFLQAGVPYTFTRIAVDRVSAADGHYDVLFIGTDVGTVLKVVSVPQERWHGMEELLLEELQVFQDASPIISLQLSSKRQQLYAGSTTAVAQLPLHRCSAYGKACAECCLARDPYCAWDGTACTRYVPSTKRRSRRQDVRNGDPNLLCSEGEGGTGGARRPCRAGXADMRPRPAEPRRGRVPQRQLYAVEGSSTFLECVPRSLQARVLWTYQHSPDAPQREVQLDERVVWTERGLLLRSVQRSDAGLYLCRATEHGFTQPLLRLALEVIAASRAAGPLSPGAPAPSRTLWYRDFLQLLERPEAACEGPRXAARGPPAPRPGPPRGPERSRGPPAAAAPGEGHGAPAALPPGDTGPGHRALPRSGDRA, from the exons ATGCTCATCCTGGAACTGGAGGAG ccGAGGGGCTGCGAGCCAGGCACCAGCCATGAGCAGcccgctgctcctgctgctgctcctgctgctgctcctgctgcgcggcccggccgccgggcgccccccgcc ccaCCGCTACCCCCCCGCCTCAGGCTGGCCTTCCCGG AGCTGCGGGCCCGCCACGGGCTGCGCCTCTTCCAGCTGGAGCGCTCGTGCTGCTACGAGGCCCTGCTGCTGGACGAGGAGCGCGGCCGCCTCTTCGTGGGTGCCAAGAACCACCTGGTGTCGCTGAGCCTGGACAACATCAGCCAGCGGGACAGGAAG ATCTACTGGCCTGCACCGGTAGAGTGGAGGGAAGAGTGCAACTGGGCTGGCAAGGACATCACC GCCGAGTGCATGAACTTCGTGAAGATCCTGCACGCCTACAACCGGACCCACCTGTATGCCTGTGGCACCGGCGCCTTCCACCCCACCTGTGCCTTCGTGGAGGTCGGCCAGCACACGGAG GACCACGTCTTCAAGCTGGACCCACGGCACGCTGAAGATGGCAAGGGAAAGAGCCCCTATGACCCCCGGCACACAGCCGCCTCTGTTCTCGTGG GTGAGGAGCTCTACTCAGGGGTGGCCACCGATTTGATGGGGCGCGACTTTACCATCTTCCGCAGCCTGGGTCCGCGCCCGTCCATCCGTACTGAGCAGCACGACTCCCGCTGGCTCAACG AGCCCAAGTTCGTGGACGTTTTTTGGGTGCCTGAGAGTGAGAACCCCGACGACGACAAAATCTACTTCTTCTTCCGTGAGACGGCGGTGGAgcggcagcaggggctgggcaaGACCAGCTTCACCCGCATCGGCCAGATCTGCAGG AACGACGTGGGCGGGCAGAGGAGCCTGGTGAACAAGTGGACGACGTTCCTGAAGGCCCGGCtggtctgtgctgtgctgggcgCCGACGGTGCTGACACGTACTTCGACGAGCTCC GTGACGTCTTCCTGCTGCAGACAAGGGACAAGCGCAACCCCTTGGTCTATGCGGTCTTCTCCACCTCCAG CTCCGTCTTCCAGGGCTCGGCTGTCTGTGTCTACACCATGGCTGACATCCGCCGGGCTTTCCTGGGGCCCTTTGCGCACAAGGAGGGCCCCAACTACCAGTGGGTGCCGTACCAGGCTCGTGTGCCATACCCCCGCCCAGGCATG TGCCCCAGCAAAACCTTCGGCACCTTCAGCTCCACCAAGGACTTCCCAGATGAGGTGATCCAGTTTGCCCGGCACCACCCGCTCATGTACAACCCGGTGCTGCCCCACGGCCAGCGGCCCCTCTTCCTGCAAGCCGGCGTGCCCTACACCTTCACCCGCATCGCCGTTGACCGCGTCTCTGCTGCTGATGGCCACTACGACGTCCTCTTCATTGGCACAG ATGTTGGCACCGTGCTGAAGGTGGTCTCAGTGCCCCAGGAGAGGTGGCATGGcatggaggagctgctgctggaggagctgcaggtctTCCAG GATGCGTCCCCCATCAtcagcctgcagctctcctccaAGCGG caacAGCTCTATGCCGGCTCGACCACGGCAGTGGCCCAGTTGCCTCTGCACCGCTGCAGTGCCTACGGCAAAGCCTGCGCCGAGTGCTGCCTGGCCAGGGACCCGTACTGTGCCTGGGACGGCACCGCCTGCACCCGCTACGTGCCCAGCACCAAAAG GCGTTCCCGCCGGCAGGATGTCCGCAATGGGGACCCcaacctgctctgctctgaaggTGAGGGGGGGACCGGTGGGGCACGGCGGCCctgccgggctgg ggctgacatGAGGCCTCGTCCCGCAGAGCCACGGCGGGGCCGCGTGCCCCAGAGGCAGCTCTACGCAGTGGAGGGTAGCAGCACCTTCCTGGAGTGCGTGCCCAGGTCCCTGCAAGCCCGCGTGCTCTGGACCTACCAGCACAGCCCCGATGCTCCCCAGCGAGAG GTGCAGCTGGACGAGCGGGTGGTTTGGACGGAGCGGGGGCTGCTCCTGCGCAGCGTCCAGCGCTCCGACGCTGGCCTCTACCTGTGCCGCGCCACCGAGCACGGCTTTACCCAGCCCCTGCTGCGCTTGGCGCTGGAGGTGATCGCCGCCAGCCGGGCGGCAGGGCCGCTGTCCCCGGGTGCCCCCGCGCCCTCCCGCACGCTCTGGTACCGGgacttcctccagctgctggagcggCCGGAGGCGGCCTGCGAGGGGCCGAG GGCGGCTCGCGGTCCCCCCGCACCCAGGCCGGGCCCCCCGCGCGGCCCGGAGAGGAGCCgcgggccgcccgccgccgccgcaccCGGGGAGGGCCACGGGGCCCCCGCAGCGCTTCCCCCTGGTGACACCGGGCCCGGGCACCGGGCGCTGCCTAGGAGCGGGGACCGGGCCTGA